A single Chryseobacterium sp. DNA region contains:
- a CDS encoding hydroxymethylglutaryl-CoA reductase, degradative produces the protein MNHKPIEGFSKLPKQGKIEWLVNEYLEGNQEYQNILKQYWNDDADLQKLHEEFSENTISNFYMPYGIAPNFLIDGKLLALPMAVEESSVVAAASKAAKFWIDKGGFKTTIINTEKLGHTHFIFNVEPHKLLHFFNFSLKKKLFEATEDITANMRKRGGGILNISLVDKTAEMPNYYQLKASFDTVDSMGANFINSCLEQFGKTLRQEVATSEDFTQEEKSSLQIVMNILSNFTPDCIVRAEVSCKMEDLKDDSGISPEEFASKFKQAVTIAEIEPYRATTHNKGVMNGVDAVVIATGNDFRATEACAHAYAARDGQYRSLTHCTTDNGVFRFWIDLPISVGVVGGLTNLHPLVKFSLALLGKPSAQELMSILAVSGLAQNFGALRSLVTTGIQKGHMKMHLLNILNQLGATEAEKQHFVTYFKDKTVSHHEVINEFNRMREN, from the coding sequence ATGAATCATAAACCAATCGAAGGTTTTTCCAAGCTTCCAAAGCAGGGGAAAATCGAATGGCTCGTAAACGAATATCTTGAAGGAAACCAGGAATATCAAAATATATTAAAACAATATTGGAATGATGATGCAGATCTTCAGAAGCTTCACGAAGAATTTTCTGAAAATACCATTTCCAATTTCTATATGCCTTACGGAATTGCTCCGAACTTTCTGATCGACGGAAAACTATTGGCACTTCCAATGGCCGTTGAAGAAAGTTCAGTAGTAGCTGCAGCTTCCAAAGCCGCAAAATTCTGGATCGACAAAGGAGGCTTTAAAACAACCATTATCAATACTGAAAAACTGGGGCATACCCACTTTATTTTTAATGTAGAACCTCACAAACTATTACATTTCTTTAATTTCAGCTTAAAGAAAAAATTATTCGAAGCCACAGAAGATATTACAGCCAACATGAGAAAACGTGGTGGAGGTATTTTAAATATCAGCCTGGTTGATAAAACAGCAGAAATGCCTAATTACTACCAGTTGAAAGCAAGCTTTGATACGGTAGATTCAATGGGGGCGAACTTTATCAACTCATGTCTTGAGCAGTTTGGAAAAACATTAAGACAGGAAGTGGCTACCAGCGAAGATTTCACACAGGAAGAAAAAAGTTCATTGCAGATCGTGATGAATATCCTGTCCAATTTTACACCGGACTGTATCGTAAGAGCTGAGGTTTCCTGTAAAATGGAAGATTTAAAAGATGACAGCGGAATTTCTCCGGAAGAATTTGCCTCCAAATTTAAGCAGGCTGTTACCATTGCAGAAATTGAACCCTACCGTGCCACCACACATAATAAAGGAGTGATGAATGGAGTAGATGCTGTAGTGATCGCAACAGGAAATGACTTCAGAGCTACAGAAGCCTGTGCCCATGCCTATGCAGCAAGAGACGGACAATACAGGTCTCTGACCCACTGTACTACAGACAACGGTGTTTTCAGATTCTGGATTGATCTTCCGATTTCTGTAGGAGTCGTAGGAGGATTGACGAATCTTCACCCTTTGGTAAAATTCTCTCTGGCATTGTTAGGAAAACCTTCTGCACAGGAACTGATGAGTATTCTGGCGGTTTCAGGATTGGCGCAGAACTTCGGGGCGCTGCGCTCTTTAGTTACAACAGGAATTCAGAAAGGACACATGAAAATGCACTTATTGAATATCTTAAACCAATTGGGAGCGACAGAAGCAGAAAAACAACATTTTGTTACATATTTTAAAGACAAAACAGTAAGCCATCATGAGGTGATCAATGAGTTTAACAGAATGAGAGAAAACTAA